The DNA region CAGGCTGTGGTCCTCCTCGCGGATCACATGCCGGCCCACGCCGGTCGCCACCGAGAACCGGCTGGCGATGTTGGATGGGCGGTCCCGCAGGTAGTCCGCGCTGCCGAAGCCGAAGTTCAGGGGCGAGAAGTCCCGGTTGTACTGTCCACCGGCGTTCATGCGCTGCGTGGTCTTGGCGCCATCGGAGTTGGCGTAGGCGACCTTGCCGGTCAGGCTCAGCTTGTCGTAGTCGGTGAGGCGTACGGCATCTCCCTGGGCATTCAGGTTGGCCGTGTCGCTGTTGCCCGTGGTGGCGTTGGCGCTGGCCGTGAAGAGATAGCGCCATTGGCCGTCCGGTTTCAGCGTGATCTGGCTGTGGGCCAGGCCGGGGAGGCCCAGGGCAGCGGCAAGGCCGAGCGATGCGATGAGTGGCGGGGTGCGGTGCAGCGCGGAATTCCGGGGCACAAGGGTCCTTTCGATGGGTCAAGCCTGAGCAAGATGGTGCCTG from Paracidovorax wautersii includes:
- a CDS encoding DUF481 domain-containing protein, translated to MPRNSALHRTPPLIASLGLAAALGLPGLAHSQITLKPDGQWRYLFTASANATTGNSDTANLNAQGDAVRLTDYDKLSLTGKVAYANSDGAKTTQRMNAGGQYNRDFSPLNFGFGSADYLRDRPSNIASRFSVATGVGRHVIREEDHSLDLSVGVGYSDDRYVEPSEVADAVRSTYGRLEGVLAEESNHRLTSNTSLRQKFTFYPNLRDSSSYRAQFDVGLSVAMTPTMNLTTGVNYRYNNDPGTGLKRTDAALVTGVSFRFD